A single window of Rubripirellula lacrimiformis DNA harbors:
- a CDS encoding exo-alpha-sialidase: MKLFGLAAPLLALLVPLPLALAAENEYALQPLAYQNPGLEVDLGVGLWAYPMPMDYDGDGDLDLLVGCPDKPSQGTYYFENPSQDPDQKMPVFKAGVRIGNGFHYMTPSVINDEPVVMTPAKVFRRDAESGKFDFSKPSSIDAPSNPHTSKSNPFGRPGARTRANMWRYADYDGDGDHDILVGIGDWTDLAWDHAYDNHGQWRNGPLHGYVYLIVNEGDDDSPKYTTDAKRLQAGGGDLDVYGWPSPNMIDFDGDGDLDLLCGEFLDGFTYFQNVGTRTEPDYAAGEKLVAADGKPLVMDLQMITPTACDWDGDGDFDLIVGDEDGRVALVENTGGLRDSAPVFKSPVYFRQEADTLKFGALATPFSVDWDDDGDEDILCGNTAGNIAFFENLGAAENGLPRWAEPQLIEVQQANQPSEPFRVLAGPNGSIQGPCEAKWGYTTLSVADVDSDGDLDIVYNSILSRLGVLTNNDGVFTDTPFDSGLAEAPPAWYWWQTQSSASITQWRTTPMMIDFDGDDSLDFVMLDQEGYLTLRRSFGKAERIFVDEQGEPLRLNAGSCGRSGRIKLAVVDWDGDSRLDVLVNSENATWYRNCEDRDGQIVLKKVGNLARRNVAGHTSSPTVCDFNRDGKPDLLVGSENGRIYHIAHDDCISYDEAQTSAKPAGKTAAKKFPGWVAEEFINSKAPYPESHASTICETTRGLVAAWFGGTKERNKDVGIWTSYHDGLGWSKPTEVANGIQHSGLRYPCWNPVLYQPPGDAPTLLFFKVGPTPSQWWGEMMVSYDRGRTFVERRRLPEGIDGPVRCKPMLLDDQQTLLSGSSTEHDGWKVHFESVRLVDGQPEGTWDRIGPINDATKFNAIQPTILTHPDGRIQALCRTKESVIASTFSSDQGKTWTPLEAIDLPNPNSGIEAVTLDDGRHLLVYNHLDSGDNGWGSRGLLNLAISDDGLNWRQVGELDKAEKSEFSYPAIIQTGDGKVHITYTFNRKKIKHVTIEPKELK; the protein is encoded by the coding sequence ATGAAATTGTTTGGTCTCGCCGCACCATTGCTGGCGCTCTTGGTTCCTCTGCCGCTCGCATTGGCCGCGGAAAACGAATACGCACTGCAGCCATTGGCCTACCAGAATCCCGGACTAGAAGTCGATTTGGGTGTCGGACTTTGGGCGTACCCCATGCCGATGGACTACGACGGTGACGGCGACCTGGACCTGTTGGTCGGATGCCCCGACAAACCGAGCCAAGGCACCTACTATTTCGAAAACCCTAGCCAGGATCCCGACCAGAAAATGCCGGTATTCAAAGCCGGCGTTCGGATCGGCAATGGGTTCCACTACATGACCCCCAGCGTCATCAACGACGAACCCGTGGTGATGACGCCGGCGAAGGTTTTTCGGCGCGACGCAGAGTCCGGAAAATTTGATTTCAGCAAGCCGTCGTCCATCGACGCACCCTCGAATCCGCACACTTCCAAATCCAACCCCTTCGGTCGGCCTGGTGCACGTACCCGAGCAAACATGTGGCGTTACGCTGACTACGACGGCGACGGCGACCACGACATCCTGGTTGGAATCGGCGACTGGACCGATTTGGCCTGGGACCACGCCTACGACAACCATGGACAATGGCGAAATGGTCCGTTGCATGGATACGTCTACCTGATCGTGAACGAAGGTGACGACGATTCGCCCAAGTACACGACGGATGCAAAACGGTTGCAAGCCGGCGGTGGCGATCTGGATGTTTACGGATGGCCGTCCCCCAACATGATTGACTTCGATGGCGACGGAGACTTGGATCTGCTGTGCGGCGAATTCCTGGACGGGTTCACCTATTTTCAGAATGTGGGAACACGAACGGAACCCGACTACGCCGCGGGCGAAAAATTGGTCGCTGCGGATGGCAAGCCGTTGGTGATGGACTTGCAGATGATCACCCCAACGGCATGCGATTGGGACGGTGACGGCGATTTTGACTTGATTGTCGGCGACGAAGACGGACGAGTCGCTTTGGTTGAAAACACCGGCGGGCTTCGCGATTCAGCACCGGTATTCAAGTCCCCTGTTTACTTCCGTCAGGAAGCGGACACGCTGAAGTTCGGCGCGTTGGCCACACCTTTTTCCGTGGACTGGGACGATGACGGCGACGAAGACATCTTGTGCGGCAATACCGCTGGCAATATCGCGTTCTTCGAAAACCTAGGCGCCGCCGAAAACGGTCTGCCGCGTTGGGCCGAACCCCAATTGATCGAAGTCCAACAAGCCAACCAACCATCCGAACCGTTTCGCGTTCTGGCTGGTCCCAACGGATCGATCCAGGGCCCCTGCGAAGCCAAATGGGGCTACACCACGTTGTCGGTCGCGGATGTTGATTCCGACGGCGACTTGGACATCGTCTACAACTCGATCCTGTCGCGGCTTGGCGTCCTGACGAACAACGACGGCGTGTTCACCGACACCCCGTTTGATTCCGGATTAGCCGAAGCACCACCGGCTTGGTATTGGTGGCAAACCCAATCGTCGGCATCGATCACCCAGTGGCGAACGACTCCGATGATGATCGACTTTGATGGCGACGATTCGTTGGACTTTGTGATGTTGGACCAAGAGGGTTACCTAACGCTGCGTCGTTCGTTCGGAAAGGCGGAACGAATTTTCGTGGACGAACAAGGTGAGCCGCTTCGTTTGAATGCGGGTTCGTGCGGACGTTCCGGACGGATCAAGTTGGCTGTCGTCGACTGGGACGGCGATTCACGTCTGGACGTGTTGGTGAACTCCGAAAACGCCACCTGGTATCGCAACTGCGAAGATCGTGATGGCCAGATCGTGCTGAAGAAAGTCGGAAATCTGGCTCGTCGCAACGTCGCCGGTCACACGTCCAGCCCAACCGTTTGTGATTTCAATCGTGACGGAAAACCCGATCTGTTGGTCGGCAGCGAAAATGGCCGGATCTATCACATCGCCCACGACGATTGCATTTCGTATGACGAAGCACAAACCAGTGCAAAACCAGCCGGCAAAACCGCGGCGAAAAAGTTCCCCGGTTGGGTAGCCGAAGAGTTCATCAACTCCAAAGCACCCTACCCAGAGTCTCACGCATCCACGATCTGTGAAACCACCCGTGGATTGGTCGCCGCGTGGTTCGGTGGTACGAAAGAGCGGAACAAGGACGTCGGAATTTGGACCAGCTATCACGACGGACTTGGTTGGTCTAAGCCGACCGAAGTGGCCAACGGAATCCAGCACAGCGGGCTGCGTTACCCCTGTTGGAATCCCGTTCTGTATCAACCACCGGGTGATGCACCGACACTTCTGTTTTTCAAGGTTGGTCCGACGCCCAGTCAGTGGTGGGGCGAGATGATGGTCAGCTACGATCGCGGACGCACCTTTGTGGAACGTCGTCGATTGCCCGAAGGCATCGATGGACCGGTTCGCTGCAAACCGATGCTGTTGGATGATCAGCAAACCTTGCTAAGCGGATCGTCGACCGAACATGATGGATGGAAGGTGCATTTCGAATCCGTCCGTCTGGTCGATGGACAACCCGAAGGCACGTGGGACCGAATCGGCCCAATCAACGACGCTACGAAATTCAACGCGATCCAGCCGACCATCCTGACGCATCCCGATGGACGAATTCAGGCTCTTTGTCGCACCAAGGAAAGTGTCATTGCATCGACATTTTCCAGCGACCAAGGAAAGACTTGGACGCCTCTAGAAGCAATCGATCTGCCCAACCCCAACTCGGGGATCGAAGCGGTCACCTTGGACGATGGGCGTCATCTGTTGGTCTACAACCACCTGGACAGCGGAGACAATGGCTGGGGCAGCCGCGGACTTTTGAACTTGGCAATCAGCGATGATGGACTGAACTGGCGTCAGGTCGGCGAACTGGACAAGGCCGAGAAATCGGAATTCAGTTATCCTGCGATCATTCAAACGGGGGATGGCAAAGTTCACATCACCTACACGTTCAATCGCAAAAAGATCAAGCATGTCACGATCGAACCAAAGGAACTGAAGTGA
- a CDS encoding sialate O-acetylesterase, whose protein sequence is MRCTLHRSSVLPAATVLLLSVWTSVVSADVRVPSIFGDHMVVQQEKPVRLWGWADPAEKVMASWNQDGGDQHQATGTADANGRWEIELPAMKASSQPATLTIRGNNAITFNDLLVGEVWLCSGQSNMAWTVASSNDAAKEIAAANFPLIRQIQVARKSDMVPQDDFEGQWAVCSPSTVGAFTAAGYFMARKLHRELGVPIGLVNSSWGGTRVEPWTPPNGFQAVPVLSSIYESIMGRTPGSPSYQQRLSQHISETTSWLDDARKALDANSSAGPSPGFPGQLLPFKSHQDPTMLYNAMIHPIVGYPIRGAIWYQGESNHGEGMLYFEKKKALIGGWRQLWEQGDFPFYYVQIAPYHYGNEDPTILAEFWEAQAAVEQIENTGMVVINDIGNISDIHPTNKQDVGDRLAMLALKNDYGKSDLVASSPQVESLDVLKGELKLNFSSTGGGLKTRDGKAPSHFEIIGSGSGGFQPAIAAVDGDSVTLRCSDVSNPVAYRFAWDKLAEPNLMGATGLPVSACRGGEVPKFVDTLPIDGEYQLVYDLDLAKLGSKIQYDVDRSKETPAFDRIGYLVELQTSDSSDPQQVFVTMDAFTDDVGKIAIPTIESGANFQQSLKGMDVFSSSDAVTSDSGASTGWIEFWPNNYSPANGAKVPGASANSFDFGDDPGPPVDGYGSMQVHHGGNKQTVFAINHWKQGKSADLGIGNSKGENPDWTFSGNAGSYGSKRLRVYVRPSSN, encoded by the coding sequence ATGCGTTGCACGCTTCATCGATCTTCCGTACTGCCCGCCGCGACCGTTCTGTTGCTGTCGGTTTGGACTTCTGTGGTATCCGCTGATGTGCGGGTTCCAAGCATTTTTGGCGATCACATGGTCGTCCAGCAGGAAAAGCCCGTCCGTCTGTGGGGCTGGGCCGATCCGGCTGAAAAGGTCATGGCAAGTTGGAACCAGGATGGTGGTGACCAGCATCAGGCGACGGGCACGGCGGACGCAAACGGTCGCTGGGAAATCGAACTGCCGGCGATGAAGGCTAGCAGTCAACCAGCGACGTTGACGATTCGCGGAAACAACGCGATCACGTTCAACGATTTGTTGGTTGGCGAAGTGTGGTTGTGTTCAGGACAATCCAACATGGCTTGGACCGTGGCCTCGTCCAACGACGCCGCGAAGGAAATCGCAGCAGCGAACTTTCCCCTGATTCGACAGATCCAGGTCGCAAGAAAGTCAGACATGGTTCCGCAAGATGACTTCGAAGGCCAATGGGCGGTGTGTTCGCCATCGACCGTCGGTGCGTTCACCGCAGCCGGCTATTTCATGGCTCGTAAACTGCACCGCGAATTGGGCGTACCAATCGGGTTGGTCAATTCGTCTTGGGGCGGGACTCGGGTCGAACCTTGGACGCCACCCAACGGATTTCAAGCGGTACCCGTGCTCAGTAGCATCTATGAATCGATCATGGGACGCACACCGGGGTCCCCCAGTTACCAGCAACGACTGTCCCAGCACATCAGTGAAACAACGTCTTGGTTGGACGATGCCCGCAAAGCCCTGGACGCTAACAGCAGCGCCGGTCCAAGCCCCGGCTTTCCCGGTCAACTGTTGCCGTTCAAGAGCCACCAAGATCCGACGATGCTGTACAACGCGATGATCCATCCGATCGTTGGCTATCCGATCCGTGGCGCCATCTGGTACCAAGGCGAATCGAATCACGGCGAAGGAATGTTGTATTTCGAGAAGAAGAAGGCCCTGATCGGCGGTTGGCGACAGCTGTGGGAACAAGGTGATTTTCCCTTCTACTACGTTCAAATCGCACCGTATCACTATGGCAACGAGGATCCGACGATCCTGGCCGAGTTCTGGGAGGCTCAGGCTGCGGTCGAGCAAATTGAAAACACCGGGATGGTCGTGATCAATGACATCGGGAACATCAGCGACATTCACCCTACCAACAAACAGGACGTTGGCGATCGCTTGGCGATGTTGGCTCTGAAAAACGACTATGGCAAAAGCGACCTGGTCGCCAGCAGTCCGCAGGTCGAATCGCTGGACGTCTTGAAAGGTGAGTTGAAGTTGAACTTTTCCAGCACAGGTGGCGGGCTGAAAACTCGCGATGGCAAGGCACCAAGTCACTTCGAGATCATCGGATCTGGAAGTGGTGGGTTCCAGCCCGCGATCGCCGCGGTCGATGGTGACTCCGTGACGCTCCGGTGCAGCGATGTATCGAATCCTGTGGCGTATCGTTTCGCTTGGGATAAGCTGGCGGAACCGAACCTGATGGGGGCAACCGGATTGCCCGTGTCAGCGTGCCGAGGTGGTGAAGTTCCAAAGTTTGTCGACACGCTTCCGATCGATGGCGAGTATCAACTGGTCTACGATTTGGACCTGGCCAAGCTTGGATCCAAGATTCAGTACGATGTCGATCGCAGCAAGGAAACGCCTGCGTTCGATCGAATCGGATACCTGGTGGAATTGCAAACATCGGATTCGTCCGATCCTCAGCAAGTGTTCGTGACGATGGATGCATTCACCGATGATGTCGGCAAGATCGCAATCCCCACCATCGAATCGGGCGCGAATTTCCAACAATCGCTGAAGGGGATGGACGTGTTCAGTAGCAGCGACGCCGTTACCAGCGACAGCGGAGCATCGACGGGATGGATCGAGTTTTGGCCCAATAACTATTCCCCGGCCAACGGTGCCAAGGTGCCCGGTGCTTCGGCCAATTCCTTTGACTTTGGCGACGATCCCGGCCCCCCCGTCGATGGCTATGGTTCGATGCAGGTGCACCATGGTGGAAACAAGCAAACGGTGTTCGCCATCAACCACTGGAAACAAGGCAAATCGGCTGACCTGGGAATCGGGAACTCCAAGGGGGAAAACCCCGATTGGACGTTCAGCGGCAATGCCGGATCGTATGGATCCAAACGTCTAAGGGTCTACGTCCGCCCGTCGTCGAACTGA
- the serB gene encoding phosphoserine phosphatase SerB: MNTPLNSSGTVVLFRLTGEDRPGLTAGLSEHLMKFDCEVIDINQAVIHRSLLLGLLVRIPPHQDADAVVRKIRRRGKRLGLKCKSKEIGDEAYDAWVRRQGKARYILTLISRAITSAQFAAVSRVLADQGLNIDVITRLSGRPPRNSNHSLTRACVEFSIRGEPQDVVQLKSRLLDLSSSLNLDWAWQKDSAFRRNRRVVALDMDSTLLQAEVIDELGIEAGVGQQVAAVTEAAMRGEIDFDESLRRRVELLAGLSESVLPKIADRLELTEGAETLLKNLKRFGYRTAILSGGFTYFGEYLQKRLAVDHVHANKLEIVDGKLTGRVIGPIVNAERKAMLLEQLAANEGIDCEQTIAVGDGANDLPMLARAGLGIAFHAKPIVRTRAEHQVSNLGLDAVLYLLGVRDRDLIE, translated from the coding sequence ATGAATACACCATTGAATTCTTCCGGAACGGTCGTACTTTTTCGCCTGACAGGGGAAGACCGGCCCGGATTGACCGCCGGCCTTTCTGAACATTTGATGAAGTTTGACTGCGAGGTCATCGACATCAACCAAGCCGTGATTCACCGATCACTGCTATTGGGACTGTTGGTTCGCATCCCGCCGCACCAGGACGCCGACGCGGTGGTCCGCAAGATCCGACGTCGTGGAAAACGACTGGGATTGAAGTGCAAGAGCAAGGAAATCGGTGACGAGGCCTACGACGCGTGGGTGCGTCGCCAGGGCAAGGCTCGGTACATTCTGACCCTGATTTCGCGAGCCATTACCTCCGCTCAGTTTGCCGCGGTCAGCCGCGTGTTGGCCGACCAGGGGCTGAACATCGATGTGATCACGCGGTTGTCCGGCCGCCCACCACGCAATTCGAATCATTCGCTGACCCGCGCGTGCGTCGAGTTTTCGATTCGCGGGGAACCCCAGGATGTCGTCCAGCTGAAGAGTCGCTTGTTGGATCTTTCCAGCAGCCTGAATCTGGACTGGGCTTGGCAAAAAGACAGTGCGTTTCGTCGCAATCGCCGGGTGGTTGCGTTGGACATGGATTCAACGCTGCTGCAGGCCGAGGTGATCGACGAACTGGGGATCGAAGCCGGTGTGGGGCAGCAGGTCGCCGCGGTGACCGAAGCGGCCATGCGAGGCGAAATTGATTTTGACGAATCCCTACGCCGCCGCGTGGAACTTCTCGCTGGTTTGTCGGAATCCGTCCTGCCAAAGATCGCGGACCGGTTGGAACTGACCGAAGGCGCCGAAACACTGCTGAAAAATCTGAAACGGTTTGGGTACCGGACGGCGATTCTTTCAGGCGGCTTTACCTACTTTGGCGAATACCTGCAGAAACGCCTTGCCGTCGATCACGTTCATGCCAACAAACTAGAGATTGTGGACGGCAAGCTGACCGGACGCGTGATCGGCCCGATCGTCAACGCGGAACGCAAAGCGATGCTGTTGGAACAATTAGCGGCCAACGAAGGCATCGATTGCGAGCAAACGATTGCGGTCGGGGATGGCGCCAACGATCTGCCGATGTTGGCTCGCGCGGGGCTCGGCATCGCTTTCCACGCCAAACCCATCGTCCGTACCAGGGCAGAGCACCAGGTTTCGAACTTGGGGTTGGATGCCGTGTTGTACCTTCTAGGCGTTCGTGACCGCGATCTGATCGAATGA
- a CDS encoding dihydrodipicolinate synthase family protein, translated as MYQGIVPPLVTPLSARDTLDIEGLERLLEHVIAGGVSGVFVLGTTGEAPSLSYRLRRQMITETVRIVNHRIPVLVGVADTSFVESVDLAKHAAESGVDAAVLTTPYYFPAGQTELTAYVQNIAPLIPLPIMLYNMPGLTKVWYEIETLQKLSSIDSIIGVKDSSGDLEYFGKVCQLKSLRTDWSVLIGPEAMLPESVALGGDGGVCGGANALPRLFVDCYEGLRDGDQEKAAKAQADINAFQAIYDIGKYASRHIKATKSALSLLGICSDLPADPFHRFLEPERERVATILRSMGALA; from the coding sequence ATGTATCAAGGAATCGTTCCCCCGTTGGTCACGCCTCTATCCGCCCGTGACACACTGGATATCGAAGGTCTCGAACGGTTGCTGGAACACGTCATTGCCGGTGGCGTTTCGGGAGTGTTCGTGTTGGGAACGACGGGGGAAGCTCCCAGTCTTAGCTATCGACTTCGCCGCCAAATGATCACGGAAACGGTCCGGATCGTGAATCACCGAATTCCGGTCTTGGTGGGTGTCGCTGATACTTCGTTTGTGGAATCGGTCGACTTAGCCAAGCACGCCGCAGAGAGTGGAGTCGATGCGGCCGTTCTGACGACGCCGTACTACTTCCCTGCGGGGCAGACCGAGTTGACAGCCTACGTGCAAAACATCGCGCCGCTGATTCCGCTACCGATCATGCTGTACAACATGCCCGGTTTGACGAAGGTGTGGTACGAAATCGAAACGCTTCAAAAGTTATCCTCGATCGACTCGATCATCGGAGTCAAAGACAGCAGCGGTGACCTGGAATACTTCGGCAAGGTGTGCCAGTTGAAATCGCTTCGCACCGACTGGTCCGTGTTGATCGGCCCCGAAGCGATGCTGCCGGAATCGGTCGCATTGGGTGGCGACGGCGGCGTGTGCGGCGGCGCGAACGCGCTGCCGCGATTGTTCGTGGACTGCTACGAAGGACTGCGGGACGGCGACCAAGAAAAGGCGGCCAAGGCCCAAGCCGATATCAACGCATTCCAAGCGATCTATGACATCGGCAAGTACGCGTCGCGGCACATCAAAGCCACCAAGAGCGCCTTGTCGTTGCTCGGGATCTGCAGCGACCTGCCGGCCGACCCGTTCCACCGATTCCTAGAACCCGAACGCGAACGAGTCGCCACAATCCTGCGCAGCATGGGCGCCCTAGCATAA
- a CDS encoding GNAT family N-acetyltransferase, whose translation MNPISIRIASKNDANDIAGLVDRLLREIMEAIGINAFNSNAVAMTEQLMRSIPDQDHFILIAETEDKAIGFAALSPAFSLYAGGYFGLVTELFVAPGHRSAGVGKQLIEHCLTLAASKNWSQLEVTTPPLPQFDRTLKFYQSNGFAITGGRKLKCPTAPRKL comes from the coding sequence ATGAACCCGATATCGATTCGGATCGCATCGAAGAATGATGCTAACGACATTGCTGGCTTGGTGGATCGGTTGCTACGAGAAATCATGGAAGCGATCGGAATCAACGCATTCAACTCGAATGCGGTCGCGATGACGGAGCAACTGATGCGTTCGATTCCCGACCAAGATCACTTTATTCTGATCGCCGAGACCGAGGACAAGGCGATTGGATTCGCCGCACTTTCGCCCGCCTTCTCTCTTTACGCCGGCGGCTACTTCGGTCTGGTTACCGAGCTGTTCGTCGCACCCGGTCACCGATCTGCCGGGGTTGGAAAGCAACTGATCGAACACTGCCTGACGCTTGCCGCTAGCAAAAATTGGTCACAGTTAGAAGTCACCACTCCTCCCCTGCCGCAGTTCGACCGGACGCTAAAGTTCTACCAAAGCAACGGATTCGCAATCACCGGCGGCCGCAAATTGAAATGCCCCACTGCGCCGCGCAAACTCTAG
- a CDS encoding prenyltransferase/squalene oxidase repeat-containing protein: protein MRNSITIAKCPRCFSNVILAVWLAAVVTPGPASGQQPPSGPNDSGDSLIAAISNLSAALPPGQWSRVESSVDAGLRWLASQQDEDGRFPSDEIAQPAVTSLAVMAFLSRGHVPDQGPYGEHLSRAIDFVLNTQRRRGYFSLLPVVPPTQHLTPSQTVTYNHSIAGLMLGEVYGMSSGERSLRIEDAIGRALIYHREVQSRRKKVEADYGGWRYGYPESPDASSDMSVTGWALMFLRSARNAEFNVPKLYFDEGLDFVERCYEPSPPDDNKGLFRYRPADSGDAGKPQITLANTASATLTLILGGRQHHEGVDASIRWFRARPYPKPWQNNYYYLATYYSSQAMAQAGGDTWNQIFPQIAANLLEEQTAEGSWPSGSANEKRFGSAYSTSLAVLALTPAYQLLPIYQR, encoded by the coding sequence ATGCGTAATTCGATCACCATCGCGAAATGTCCCCGGTGCTTCAGCAACGTCATCCTTGCGGTCTGGTTGGCTGCGGTCGTTACCCCCGGCCCGGCTTCGGGGCAACAGCCCCCCTCCGGCCCGAACGATAGCGGCGATTCGTTGATCGCCGCGATTTCCAACCTCAGCGCCGCGCTGCCTCCCGGGCAGTGGTCGCGAGTCGAGTCGTCGGTCGACGCCGGTTTGCGGTGGCTGGCGTCACAGCAAGATGAAGATGGACGATTCCCTAGCGACGAGATCGCTCAGCCGGCCGTCACGTCACTGGCCGTCATGGCGTTTCTTTCTCGTGGCCATGTTCCCGACCAAGGACCGTATGGCGAACACCTCTCACGTGCGATCGACTTTGTACTGAACACGCAGAGACGGCGTGGCTATTTTTCGCTCTTGCCCGTCGTTCCGCCAACACAACACCTAACTCCGTCGCAAACGGTCACCTACAACCATTCGATCGCCGGTCTGATGCTAGGCGAAGTCTATGGCATGTCATCGGGCGAACGTTCGCTAAGAATCGAAGATGCCATCGGCCGAGCGTTGATCTATCACCGCGAAGTGCAATCGCGCCGAAAGAAGGTCGAAGCGGACTACGGTGGATGGCGGTATGGATACCCCGAAAGTCCAGATGCATCCTCGGACATGTCCGTGACCGGTTGGGCACTGATGTTCCTGCGGTCCGCGCGTAATGCGGAGTTCAATGTTCCGAAACTGTACTTCGATGAGGGGCTGGATTTCGTCGAACGTTGCTATGAACCGTCGCCCCCTGACGATAACAAAGGGTTATTCCGATACCGACCGGCAGATTCGGGCGATGCCGGAAAGCCGCAGATCACGTTGGCCAATACCGCGTCGGCAACGCTGACGTTGATCTTGGGCGGACGTCAGCATCACGAAGGTGTCGATGCATCCATTCGCTGGTTTCGCGCACGCCCCTATCCCAAGCCATGGCAGAACAATTATTACTACTTGGCCACCTACTACAGCAGTCAAGCGATGGCACAGGCAGGCGGCGATACCTGGAACCAGATCTTTCCCCAGATCGCTGCCAATCTTCTGGAAGAACAGACCGCAGAAGGCAGTTGGCCATCCGGATCGGCAAACGAGAAACGTTTTGGTTCGGCTTATAGCACGTCGTTGGCTGTACTGGCTCTCACACCGGCCTACCAGCTGTTGCCGATTTATCAGCGATAG